In the Nitrosopumilus cobalaminigenes genome, ATTTTAGGTACAAAAAGTACTTCATCTAAAAAACTACCAGGAATTGATTCAGCAAGACGAATTGTAGATAAAGATGGAATTTTTGTAGCAGATGTTGTAGTGGTTCCATTAGAAGATGGGGACAGAACTATGGCCCTTAGAAAAGCAGGAAAAACAGTTATCACAATTGATCTAAATCCACTTTCAAGAACCTCACAGACTGCAAATATTACAATTGTGGATAATGTAACAAGAGCAATTGATTTGTTAATTAATGAATCAAAAAAACTTTCAAAAAAGAATCAAAAAAGTCTTTTAAAAATTATTAATGAATTTGATAATAAGAAAAATCTTAGAGAGAATGTAATTCAAATAAAAAATAATTTAACAAGGAGAGCAAAAATTGCATAAAACTGTTCAGGATATAATTAAAATGAAAAAAGAAAAGAAGAAAATTTCAGTTATAACAAGTTATGATTACACTTTAGCTTCATTATGTGATAAAGCAGGTATTGATGTACTGTTAGTAGGAGATAGTGCTGGAATGGTAATGCTAGGATATGAAAATACAGTTCCTGTAACTATGGATCAAATGTGCATGTTTACAGAAGCTGTTAGTAGAGCAAGAAAAGATTCCTTACTTGTCTCAGATTTACCTTTCATGTCATATCAAGCAAGTATTGAAGATGCCATAAATAATTCTGGTAGATTAATCAAAGCTGGTGCAGATGCAGTAAAACTTGAGGGAGGATCAATAATGGCTGAAACAATTAGTGCTATTGTAGATATAGGAATTCCAGTTATGGGGCATATTGGATTACAGCCTCAAACTACAATGTTATCAGAAGGTTACAAAGTTCAAGGTAAAACAAAAGACTCTGCAATGAAGTTAATTGAAGATGCAAAAGAGCTTGAAGATGCAGGAGTTTTCAGTATTGCTTTAGAAATGGTTAGTCATGAAGTCGCTCAAATAATTTCTGAAACAGTTAGTGTACCAGTTATAGGAATTGGTTCAGGAGTAAATTGTGATGGTCAGGTACTTGTCGTTCAAGATTTACTAGGTATGTATGACAAAATAAAACCAAAATTTGCAAAAAGATACATGAATTTGTCTGAAGATATTGTAAAATCACTTGAAAATTATCGAAGTGATGTAGAGTCTGGTAAATTTCCAACTAAAGAAAATTCATTTTCAATGAATGAGGAAGAACTAAAGAAATTACGTGAACAACTTGGTAGCTAAAAAGAAAATTAACAAGAAAGACCATCCATCTTTGGATATAGTTAGCTCACATGGGGTTGAATTATCTGGGAAAAAAATTGTACTTTGTGTTGCAGGTAGTGTTGCAGCATACAAAGCAATAGAACTTGCAAGATTACTAATGAGACATGGTGCAGATGTCAAATGTGTAACAAGTAACGCAGCTACAAAATTAATTCAGCCAGAATATTTCAAATGGGCTACAGGAAATGAAGTGATCACAAAACTAACTGGTGAATTAGAACACATTAGATTAGCAGACTATAATCAATCAGATCTAGTAATAGTGTATCCTGCAACTGCAAATACATTAGGAAAATTAGCAAATGGGATTGATGATACACCTGTATCAACAGTATTAACAGTGGGTTTTGGTTCAAAAATTCCAATTTTGATGTGTCTTGCTATGCATGCATCAATGTATGAAAATTCAGCAGTCAAAAAAAATATTAAATTTTTAGAAAATAAAATTGAATTTCTTTCCCCTAAAATGATAGAAGGTAAGGCAAAATCACCAGAACCTGAAGATGTTTTAGAAAACGTATTAAAGAAATTTGGATTTTCATCTAAATTAAAAAATAAAAAAGTGTTAATGACTGCAGGACCTACAATAGAATACATTGATCCTGTTAGAGTGATTACAAATTTGAGTTCTGGAAAAACAGGATCACTTTTAGCATCAGAATTAATCTCTGCAGGAGCTAAAGTAACTCTAATTTATGGTCCTGCAAATGAAGAACCACCAATGGGTGCTAAGATAATCAATGTTACAACAAACAAAGAGATGCTTGATGAAACAAAAAAAGAACTAAAGAAAAAATACGATATTGTAATTATGGCAGCAGCTGCTTCAGACTATACTCCACAAAAAACATCAAAAACGAAGATAAAAAGTGACAAAGAATCACTTGTAATTAGGCTCAAAAAAGCCCCAAAAATCATTGATCAAGTAAAAAAACTGCAAAAAGATGCCCTTCTAATTGGATTCAAAGCAGAGACGAATCTAACCAAAAATGCATTAATCAAATCTGCACAAAAAAAGATCAAAGACTCTGGTGCAGATATTATTATTGCAAATGACATTGGTAAAAAATACCAAAATAATACAGATTATAATCAAGTATTTTTTGTAGATGATAAAAAAATAACTACATCTGGTTGGAAGAAAAAAGAAAAAATTGTGAAATTTATTAGAAAAGAAATTGAAAAGAAAATAAAATGAAAAACTCTGATATTAAAAAATTAATCTCACAATATAAAGAAACTATCATGAAACAAAGAAAGAAAAATACAGACAGTTTTAGATTATCTGAAAAACTCAAAGAGATAGAACACAGATATTATCATGAAACAGGAAGAACATTAAAATCAGATTTGGGAGATTTTAAAGAAAATTGAAGCAATCTGAATATAAAAAACGAAACATGACAATCTGGAATGAAGTTGCACCAAGATATCATAAAAGATGGGCATCTGAAGATAAAGGGCCTTTTGCAAGTACCAAAAAGTTAGTAGATTTAGTTGATATCAAAAAAGGAAACAAAATACTTGATGTTGCATGTGGGACAGGTGTTGTTACAAAAAAATTAACTCAAAAAGTTGGTAAAACTGGATATGTAATTGGTGCAGACACTTCAGTTTCTGCAATAAAGATTGCAAAAAAATGGAATAGTAAAACATCCAATCTACTTTTTGTAAATGCTGATGCTGAGAATTTATCATTTAAAGAAAAATTTGATATTATTACATGTCAATATGCTTTGTTTTTTTTTCCAAATGCCTCAAAGGCTCTAAAAAATATGAGAAAAAGTCTCAAAGAATCAGGCAAACTAGGCATGTCTGTACATGGTCATAGAGATAGAGTGCCATATTTTGGAAATATTTTAGATGCTGTTACTCAGTTTATTCCAGAGTATATTCCGCCAGGAACTCCAGACTTGGATAGATATGGCACAAAAAAATCATTTAGAGATGAGGTGAAAAAAGCAGGATTTTCAAACATTATAGTAAAAGATTTTACTTTCAAGTATAGTCCAGGGAATTTTGATGATTATTGGAAAAATTATCTCAGATATGTTGCAAAACCAATTAAAGAAAAATTAAACTCACTTGATAAATCAAAAAGAAAAGAACTCAAAGAAATGATTAGAGAAAATACAAAACCACACACAAAAAGAAATGGAATTATACAATTTCCTTGGGAAGTTTTAATTTTAACAGCAAAATACTAAAAATTAAGAGAAATGGCCAAAGACAAGAAAAAGAAAGAAGAAGAAAAACCAAAAAAGAATGATTTCAAGTCATTTTTGAAAAAGAGAGCCCCAATCTATCTTGCTTTGATCGCAATGTTAGTAGTATTTGTAATTCCTGAATATACCAAAGGAACACTAGAGAAGAGTTTTCCAGAATTTTCAGCTGAAGAACAACAAGTAATAGATATTTTGATGAAATATGATGGTCCAAATAATGATGGATTGACAGTCTTAGAAGCATTGGAAAATAAAATAGAAGAAGAATATCCTAATGAAAAAATCTATGATCATAAAAAGACAGTGGTTGATTTAGTTGTGACAAATGTAGATTCTGAAGAATACAAAGTGAATTTTAATTTTAAATCACATAATGGTGAAATGAATTATGATTGGAATGTAAATGTGATTTCTGAGGAAATTTCTTCAAACAATCCAGATGCAAAATACATAATTGATTTAGTTAACTATTACGACTGAGAAATAGTTGTTTATATTAATAATTTAGACATATTTTTATTATATACACATATGTGGATATTATGAGTGTTAGAAGAAATTATGTAATAAACAAAAAACTAGATAAAAAATTCAGAGACATAGTAAACAAAAATTATACTAAAGGAAAATACAGTGAATCTATAGAACAAGCAATACGATTATGGTTACAAGTACAGAAAAATAGAAAATAAATTCGACAGATCTATTAAGGAGTAAAATGGATGTATAGGATCCATGCAGAGGGTAATTTCATTTGAAGATATAAAAAAATGGCATTATGAAGGACAACAATTAGAATTAGAATTAAATGAAAATGATTGGGAATATAGAAAGAAAATTTGTACTAAGTGTACTATTGAAGAACAAAAAAAGCTACATTGCCTTAAGGTAAATAATTTCAAAGATGGAATTCAAGAAACACATTGTGATAAACTGATTCACGCTAGAACTCAAAAAAATAAAAAAAAGATAGAAGGGTATATTGAATCGCATCCATTAAGACAAGGAACTTAGCTTAAGAATTCTCTCAAACCTTTTCTTCTAGGAATATATTTTGTGTAAAATGTTCCTGCAAGAATATGTTCTCGTGCTCTTTTCCATTCTAAATGCAATAGTTTTGTAGATATAGTTCTGCTTTCTTCGTATGTAGAACCATTTGCATCTAATTGGAAATAATGTGTTTTTGGATTCAATGTGTGTGACTCGGCATTGGGAGTTCCCCCCCATGCAACACCCATGGATACTGTATGTGCTCCATATAGAAATGAAGTTGAAACTCTAGATAGTTTATTTAGTCTACTAGGCCATCTAGATGTTATTCCAACAATATTACACCAAATATTTTTGCCATAAATTGTTCTAGACAATGCATTCCAATTGTTTATATTCTCAAGAGGTGATCTATAGATCACATTAACTTTGTCAAAGTTGTTAGCCATAACTTTATCAAGTTTCTTTTTAAATAATCCAATTGGTCTGATTCCTAAATCAATTGTTGGTACAATAATTGAATTTGGATTATCATTTCTTAGAGTTAGAATATCAATTTCAAACAAGTTTTCATCTTGATTACGATCTGTTTCATAATCAGAAATGAATTTTGATTTCAATTTTCTTTGTAACTCATGAATTATTGCTCTATCGTTTTGTGTTAAGATATTTTCTTGTGGATATTGAATATACAAATCAATTAACGCCGAAGGATATTTCATTTGTAATGAATTGCCATCTTTGATTATCTTATTTTGCACAGATGTTTTTCTGATATACTCTATGTTGTTTAATCTAACAACATTTTGAATCAGTTGAGGATTTAGTGAGTTGTGTGCATTTTCAGCGTATAACAGTTCTACTCTATTTGGAACCGTCATAGGTAATTGAATAATTTTATCCATTATCTTAACATCAATAGCATTAACACCACTAATGCCTAAACTAGGTTCTAGTTCCCTTGCAATATTTCTAACATTGATTTTCATGTCTTTTAGAAATCAATGTTTCCACGAAATACGGCAGTGAGTACAATAATTATTGATAATTATTAACTTTGAACCACATTGAGGACAATTCGGTGCCGTCAACTGAGCAAGTAATCCTACGATTGCTACGCCAAGTCCAAGTGCACTTAATGTTTCTGATTTACTCATATTTTCACCTCCTTGTACAATCTACCAGCAAATCTAGAGAATATTGGAACTGAAGAGTAAGCGTGTTAGGTATGCTCTCGACCATTTCAATGGGCTTCAATTGAGTATGGATTTCCTTATTCATTGATTTTACCTTATAAAGGGGTCACATTTTGTCATATTTAAGTATATTTCTTTCCGGTAAAACATTATATTTCCTACAAATAATTAATTATTATGGCAAATAAAACAACCGATCTAGTAAAATCTAGCAGATATCATACAACTTCTTTTGCGATAGAGAATGTGTGTTCAGATGAACAGTGAAGACATAATAACTGTCAAAGAAGGCGAAATAGTATGAGCACATTACTACAAAGTCCGGAAATGCTCAAGAGGATTAGCTTCGTAACTCATCCAAAAAGAATCCAAATTCTGAAAGAGATAGAAAATGCAGGTAGAGCAATGTACATTGCAGAAATTGCAAAAGCAATCAATGAAGAAACCCCACGAAATACATCATTCCACCTAATTGGATTATCAAAATTAGGCATAGTCGAATCTAAACTTCAAGAAATCCCAAATACAGAAAGAGCAGCTAAATTTTACAACATAACAGAAAAGGGTAAAGAACTATTGAAGAATATTGGAGAAATCCAAATTAACATCTAACCCTTTCTTTTGTTTTTATTATGACTAAACCAAGTAAAAGTACTACATACCTGTTGATCGGAATTGCAATTATCTTTGTTTTGTGGGGTTATTTTGTATTGTATGATATAGCCGATCCGTATAAAGCAAAAACAATAAAAAAAATTTCTGAACCTTATGAAGATCCTGTATATTTGATCTTTAATTGGGAAACTGAAGATCAGATTCAAGTAGGCAAGAAAATTTATTTACAAATTGAAGCAATAGGATTACCATATAACAATACTACATTACCACCTATTGAAATCACTATTGATGAAACATATTTGAATTATTGGAATGATGAAAACACAGAAAACCATGAGATCATGGATGATCCTAAATTTAGATTGGATAATTGGGAAAATGACTCTCTAAGATCTAAAGTTATTCCCTTAAGATTCATTGTTCCTGCAGATATTCCAATTGAATATTGTGATTATGATTTAAGTTCAAATTGTATTACGATTCAAAATATCATTCATCCAGCTCCGTTTGATTTAGCAGATGAGATTAAGAATTCTAGAATTTCAATTACTGCTTCTTTAGTAATTGTGGGATTGTCAAGTATTGTGGTATGGTCCAGATTTAGAAATAATTAGAAATTTGTGCCTAAAAAAAGAAAAAATGATAGATGATTAAATTTCATCGTATCTTATTTTGATTTTTAGAGGTGTCTCTAGACCTACCGGTTTTTCTTCAGCTTTTAGGGTAAATCCAATTTCTCTTGTCTCATCAGGACCTACAGGTCTATTTTCTAAGGTAATTCTAGTTTCAGTTAGTCTTTTTACTGGAATTTCTTTTGAATTTTTTTCTGTCATAATACAGATTAGACTTCATTGCTTAATAGCATATTTTCTAAAATATATTCAAATACTAGTATCAGTTTATCTGAAAATCAATTTAGAATTTAATTTCTTAATCTATGAACATGATTTTCAGGTAGTTGTCTATTGCATATGATACAGATGTACCCCATATTCATAATTGGTTTTCATATTATTTAAGAATGAAAAGTGTCAGTATTACCAAAATATTACTAGAGTATTACTCCAGGGTACAATATACACATATGTGTATATCAAAAAATGATCCCTAAATGGAATTTAATGGTACAAATTTTAGAGAGTTAATAACTCGAGTTATTAAGTCTGAGTTTAATACAACTAAAACGTAGTTATTGTATGTCAAATGGAAGACCAACTGCACAACAGCAAATAACATTACAAAATAAATTACGCAGTTATTATGAAAAAGGAATTTCAGCTACGCAAGCAGCAAGACATTGTAATATAAATCCAAAAACTGCCTGTAAATACTTTAGAGAATGGTCTAATGAAATTAATCAAACAGAATCAAAAGAGTTTGAAAATAAAATTACTGAAATGCGTTTACAACATCTAACTGTATTAGACAGACAATTAGCTGAACTAAATTATATGTTTGAGTCAGTTTATCATGGTAGAACTTTTCAAGACAAGCTAAACATTGTTAAAATGATTCTTCAAATAATGGATAGAAAAGAAAAACTATTCAAAGATATCAAAAATACGCCTAAAATTTTAAAAAAGAAGTCTAGAGAGTAACTAAATCTTTAGTAAATTTATGCATAACAATTGGTCTTTCTTTTACAATCAATGAATCTTCTATTCTTATTCCAAATTTATTTTGAATGTAAATTCCTGGCTCTACAGTTATTGCCATATTTTCTTTTAGTTTTGTATTACTTCTGTAAGAAACAGTTGGTAGTTCATGTACTTCTAATCCAATACCATGACCTGTTGAATGAATAAAGTATTGCCCATAATTTTTTTCTTCAATGTATTTTCTACATGCAGAATCAACATCTTTGCAATCAATATTTGGTTTTACAGATTTTAGACCCAGCCTTTGCGATTCTTTAACAATTTCATATGCTTCATTTGCTTGTGAAGAAATTTTTCCAAGTGCAAAGGTTCTAGTTGCATCAGAAACATATCCTTTGTATCTTAATGTGAGATCAGTTACCACAAGATCACCTTTCTTGAATTTTCTGTTTGTTACTTGTGCATGTGGAAGTGCACCATTAGGACCTCCTGCAATTATTAGTGGATTTAGTGTGGATTTGTAACCAGTGTCAAACATTTCTTGTTCCATTGCATATGTCATCAAAATTGTTTGTAATTCGGATTCTTTTTGGCCAACTTTCATCTTTTTTGAACAAATTTGGAACATTTCATCAATGATTTTGGAAGCTTTTTTGAGAATTTGGATTTCTTTTTCATCTTTGATGATACGGGCATTGTAAAATGGTTCAGTTGATGATTTTATTTTTGGTATTGATTTTTTTAATGACATCATAATAGAGTGATTTTGGCAATCAGTACAAACACTATTTTTCTTTATTTTTTTAATTACAGATGCGATCAGACCTTCTCCACGTTCAGCCGTAATTACTTCACAATCTTCAGATTCTTCTATTGCTCTTCCAACTTCTAACTCAGGTGCAATAATGGTAGTTTTTCCATTTTTTTCAAGCAATCCAATTGCTTCACCCCAAAACCCAGTCATGTAAAATAGATTTTCAGGCTCAAATGTTACCAAAGTATCACAATCGATCTTTTTGGCATATTTTAGAAGATTCTTTCTACGTTGCTTCATACAGTATATTCTTCAATTCTCAATTTATGTATGATGTAAAGTTTGTATATGGAAAATTGAACCAGATCGCAATGGCTGAAGAGAAAGAGAAGAAGAAAGTTGTTGCTTTACTATCTGGAGGATTAGACAGTCAACTAGCTGTAAGAATGATGCAAGAACAAGGATTTGATGTTTCAGCTGTTGCAATTAAAACTCCATTTTGTGATTTTGATTGTGGAAGAGGGTGTGGATTTGAAATTAGAGAAAGGGCAGATGATCTTAATGTGAATTTAAAAACAGTGTATCTTGGTGATGAATACATTGAGATGTTAAAGAATCCTAAACACGGAATTGGTGCTGGATTTAATCCATGTGTAGATTGTAGAACAATGATGTTTGATGCAGCAAAAAAACACATGGAAGATATTGGTGCAGAATTTATTATTTCAGGTGAAGTATTAGGTCAACGTCCAATGAGTCAACATGCACCATCATTACATATTATTGAAAATGAATCAAACTTGAAAGGAAAAATTGTTAGACCATTATCAGCTGGATTACTACCACCATCAGATGCTGAAAAAGATGGTTTGATTAAAAGAGAAAATCTTGGAATGATTAAAGGAAGACAAAGAAAAATTCAAATGAAAATGGCCAAAGAATATGGAATTGAAAATCCACCAAATGCAGGTGGCGGTTGTTTGTTAACAGAGCCACAGTTTGGAATTAAAGCTAAAGATTTGTTTGATCACATTGAAACTCCTACAATTAATGAAATTGATTTACTAAAAATTGGAAGGCACTTTAGATTAGATGAAAAAACAAAATTTGTTGTTGGAAGAAATAAAGATGAAAATGAAATGATTAAAGCATTAGCATTACCAGGAGATATTTTACTTGAGGCCAAAGATTATGTTGGACCAGTTTCAATCTTACGTGGTAAGAATGCAAAATCACATGTAGAATTTGCATCTAAAGTGACTTTAAGATATTCAGATGCACCAAAAACTGAACACAGTGTTGTTTCTGTTAAAAATGGAGATTTATCGGAAGAAATTAGTACAGAATGTGCAGAAGAAGAATCATACATTAAATTTAGAATGTAGGCGTGAAATTTTTAAAAAATTAGTTAAAACTAAGGAAGAGTTTTTGAGGAAGTAGATCTCATTTTCATCAAGGATGCAAAAACAAGAAAATCCCACATATTTGAAAGCCATCACTATTAGAGATATCAGTGATGTACATTCAATCAAAGAAGATATCAAAAAAGATATGATTTTGATTCTAAGAGTCACACCCTTAGCACAAAAAGATGTGGAGCAACTACGTAAAGTAGTAGAAGAGTTGTATTCAATTGCAAAAGCTGAAGATGCTGAAATTGCAAGATTAGGAGAGGAACGAATTATTGTTGCTCCATCCAGTATAAAGATCTGGA is a window encoding:
- a CDS encoding methyltransferase domain-containing protein → MTIWNEVAPRYHKRWASEDKGPFASTKKLVDLVDIKKGNKILDVACGTGVVTKKLTQKVGKTGYVIGADTSVSAIKIAKKWNSKTSNLLFVNADAENLSFKEKFDIITCQYALFFFPNASKALKNMRKSLKESGKLGMSVHGHRDRVPYFGNILDAVTQFIPEYIPPGTPDLDRYGTKKSFRDEVKKAGFSNIIVKDFTFKYSPGNFDDYWKNYLRYVAKPIKEKLNSLDKSKRKELKEMIRENTKPHTKRNGIIQFPWEVLILTAKY
- the coaBC gene encoding bifunctional phosphopantothenoylcysteine decarboxylase/phosphopantothenate--cysteine ligase CoaBC, with protein sequence MVAKKKINKKDHPSLDIVSSHGVELSGKKIVLCVAGSVAAYKAIELARLLMRHGADVKCVTSNAATKLIQPEYFKWATGNEVITKLTGELEHIRLADYNQSDLVIVYPATANTLGKLANGIDDTPVSTVLTVGFGSKIPILMCLAMHASMYENSAVKKNIKFLENKIEFLSPKMIEGKAKSPEPEDVLENVLKKFGFSSKLKNKKVLMTAGPTIEYIDPVRVITNLSSGKTGSLLASELISAGAKVTLIYGPANEEPPMGAKIINVTTNKEMLDETKKELKKKYDIVIMAAAASDYTPQKTSKTKIKSDKESLVIRLKKAPKIIDQVKKLQKDALLIGFKAETNLTKNALIKSAQKKIKDSGADIIIANDIGKKYQNNTDYNQVFFVDDKKITTSGWKKKEKIVKFIRKEIEKKIK
- a CDS encoding 4-phosphopantoate--beta-alanine ligase — protein: MPLIPKSHPRVKSLLIREKLVNGFDKGLVAKEGLLAQGRGEAFDYLLGEKTNKSASHAIKAAAAQLLVAEMPVISVNGNIAALCPKQIVKLSNQIKANLEVNLFYTNEKRKQAIVKILKKNGANKILGTKSTSSKKLPGIDSARRIVDKDGIFVADVVVVPLEDGDRTMALRKAGKTVITIDLNPLSRTSQTANITIVDNVTRAIDLLINESKKLSKKNQKSLLKIINEFDNKKNLRENVIQIKNNLTRRAKIA
- a CDS encoding tRNA (5-methylaminomethyl-2-thiouridylate)-methyltransferase, with the protein product MAEEKEKKKVVALLSGGLDSQLAVRMMQEQGFDVSAVAIKTPFCDFDCGRGCGFEIRERADDLNVNLKTVYLGDEYIEMLKNPKHGIGAGFNPCVDCRTMMFDAAKKHMEDIGAEFIISGEVLGQRPMSQHAPSLHIIENESNLKGKIVRPLSAGLLPPSDAEKDGLIKRENLGMIKGRQRKIQMKMAKEYGIENPPNAGGGCLLTEPQFGIKAKDLFDHIETPTINEIDLLKIGRHFRLDEKTKFVVGRNKDENEMIKALALPGDILLEAKDYVGPVSILRGKNAKSHVEFASKVTLRYSDAPKTEHSVVSVKNGDLSEEISTECAEEESYIKFRM
- a CDS encoding M24 family metallopeptidase — encoded protein: MKQRRKNLLKYAKKIDCDTLVTFEPENLFYMTGFWGEAIGLLEKNGKTTIIAPELEVGRAIEESEDCEVITAERGEGLIASVIKKIKKNSVCTDCQNHSIMMSLKKSIPKIKSSTEPFYNARIIKDEKEIQILKKASKIIDEMFQICSKKMKVGQKESELQTILMTYAMEQEMFDTGYKSTLNPLIIAGGPNGALPHAQVTNRKFKKGDLVVTDLTLRYKGYVSDATRTFALGKISSQANEAYEIVKESQRLGLKSVKPNIDCKDVDSACRKYIEEKNYGQYFIHSTGHGIGLEVHELPTVSYRSNTKLKENMAITVEPGIYIQNKFGIRIEDSLIVKERPIVMHKFTKDLVTL
- the panB gene encoding 3-methyl-2-oxobutanoate hydroxymethyltransferase, translating into MHKTVQDIIKMKKEKKKISVITSYDYTLASLCDKAGIDVLLVGDSAGMVMLGYENTVPVTMDQMCMFTEAVSRARKDSLLVSDLPFMSYQASIEDAINNSGRLIKAGADAVKLEGGSIMAETISAIVDIGIPVMGHIGLQPQTTMLSEGYKVQGKTKDSAMKLIEDAKELEDAGVFSIALEMVSHEVAQIISETVSVPVIGIGSGVNCDGQVLVVQDLLGMYDKIKPKFAKRYMNLSEDIVKSLENYRSDVESGKFPTKENSFSMNEEELKKLREQLGS
- the sepF gene encoding cell division protein SepF, producing MQKQENPTYLKAITIRDISDVHSIKEDIKKDMILILRVTPLAQKDVEQLRKVVEELYSIAKAEDAEIARLGEERIIVAPSSIKIWKPEYDLK